In Phyllopteryx taeniolatus isolate TA_2022b chromosome 6, UOR_Ptae_1.2, whole genome shotgun sequence, one genomic interval encodes:
- the cep85 gene encoding centrosomal protein of 85 kDa isoform X1, translating to MTTSQRYIESKPSARFADMEWQTPDMSEKFQSRLGRRPGTSDSGDTGLGTSASDSTEDFCSSRSSPSFQPIRSQIQIPTAHVMPSTAGALASKPQANVQEESRSSSTSRTSSGSTSKSSCLSKSASSPNLDAQTAMGSEHSGPKSDCLSRYRSLLNGLDHSLFPTDHTRMDEGQRFDTPAVEPTMNQSAFLGSLCPDVRLRLQTTGIRENSDCASEAYRGGVEHNYKVLPEARPGVSIPGVSIPNDPSNPRSSQPAGVYASPLSLQTQALLREHTGTKAYDPLRQDRCGEILGWQQQQQHKQQMDSIRMQVEQMQLSAGVGQYPSLYPTAMHPESGKWDALVKASEGLLKEKELIIERQKQHMTQLEQRLRESELQVHGAFLGRGAPFGDICLLRLQEAQRENAFLRAQFAERTDCAALEKAEAERRLGGVEAETRRLTDSLKETCERHTEEMKKQEERIKCRDKHISNLKKKCQKESELKRKNQERIETLERYLADLPTLEDYQTQNKELQEAEQQAARLQDKVKELEASLEATRSQLQEKDAQLEEQKRRERDLLTTITDMQQRVQQGLEDGARLPSLDIEKLRGENNTLREEQQKLKKVIEKQHRMMEQLGSQIQALEVQISQEENTSRALRADILAKEQNMSELHIAMKEIASQNQDLMEQNLTLEEQMSTNEASSTLQPAGAHLTQRLLKELASCLSDLRSLCSILTQRAQGQDPNLSVLLGLTSTIPMAENDEDWISPEVLHKKLVEAQQLRRDVEELRNVIRDRYAQDMGDNCITQ from the exons ATGACAACCTCACAGAGATACATTGAATCCAAACCATCTG CCCGGTTTGCTGACATGGAGTGGCAAACGCCGGacatgtcagaaaagttccagagTCGCCTTGGCCGCCGGCCTGGAACGTCGGACAGTGGGGACACGGGTCTTGGCACGTCAGCGTCTGACAGCACAGAAG ATTTCTGCAGTTCCAGGAGCAGTCCCTCTTTCCAGCCCATTCGAAGTCAGATCCAGATACCCACGGCACATGTCATGCCATCCACGGCCGGAGCCCTGGCCTCTAAGCCCCAGGCAAACGTCCAGGAAGAGTCCAGATCTTCTTCCACCTCCAGAACATCCAGTGGCTCCACCTCCAAATCTTCCTGTCTCTCCAAATCAGCATCCTCGCCCAACCTGGATGCCCAGACCGCTATGGGAAGCGAGCACTCTGGGCCAAAGTCAGACTGCCTGAGCCGGTATCGAAGCCTTCTTAATGGGCTGGACCACTCGCTTTTCCCCACAGATCACACACGGATGGATGAGGGCCAGAGGTTTGACACGCCTGCCGTGGAACCGACCATGAACCAGTCGGCCTTCTTGGGGAGCTTATGTCCTGATGTCAGACTCCGATTACAGACTACAGGGATTAGAGAGAACTCTGACTGTGCCTCTGAGGCTTACAGAGGAGGCGTGGAGCACAACTATAAAGTTCTTCCAGAGGCCAGGCCTGGAGTTTCCATCCCCGGAGTTTCCATCCCCAACGACCCCTCTAATCCCAGGTCCAGCCAGCCTGCTGGCGTTTATGCAAGCCCTCTTAGCCTACAGACACAGGCTCTGTTGAGGGAACATACGGGAACCAAAGCGTACGATCCATTACGCCAGGACCGGTGTGGTGAAATATTGGGctggcagcagcagcaacaacataaGCAACAGATGGACAGCATACGCATGCAAGTAGAACAAATGCAG TTGAGTGCTGGTGTGGGCCAGTACCCGTCTTTGTACCCCACAGCCATGCACCCGGAGTCTGGCAAGTGGGACGCTCTGGTGAAAGCCAGTGAAGGTCTGCTAAAGGAGAAGGAGCTTATAATAGAGCG ACAAAAGCAGCATATGACTCAGTTGGAGCAGCGTCTGAGGGAAAGTGAGCTGCAGGTCCACGGAGCATTCCTGGGCAGAGGCGCTCCCTTCGGGGATATATGTTTGTTACGGCTACAG GAAGCTCAGAGGGAGAATGCGTTCCTGAGGGCACAATTTGCTGAGCGCACAGACTGTGCCGCCCTGGAGAAGGCAGAGGCCGAGCGGAGGCTGGGCGGAGTGGAGGCCGAGACACGCCGACTGACTGACAGCCTGAAGGAGACATGCGAGAGGCATACAGAGGAGATGAAGAAACAGGAAGAGAGG ATTAAGTGTCGAGACAAGCATATCAGCAACCTGAAGAAAAAGTGTCAAAAGGAGTCTGAGCTGAAACGAAAGAATCAGGAGCGCATTGAGACTCTGGAACGCTATCTGGCTGACCTGCCTACCTTAGAGGACTACCAGACCCAGAACAAAGAG CTTCAAGAGGCCGAGCAGCAGGCAGCTCGGCTTCAAGATAAGGTAAAAGAGCTGGAAGCCTCTTTAGAGGCGACACGCTCGCAACTTCAAGAAAAGGACGCACAGCTGGAAGAGCAGAAGCGAAGGGAGAGAGACCTGCTGACCACCATTACTGA TATGCAGCAGCGGGTGCAACAGGGCCTTGAAGATGGAGCCCGACTGCCCTCTCTGGACATTGAGAAGCTCAGAGGCGAGAACAATACTTTAAGAGAAGAGCAGCAAAAACTTAAGAAG GTTATTGAGAAGCAACATAGGATGATGGAGCAACTTGGTTCTCAGATCCAG GCCTTGGAGGTGCAGATATCTCAGGAAGAGAACACTTCCCGAGCTCTTAGAGCAGATATATTGGCCAAAGAGCAGAACATGTCTGAGCTCCACATAGCCATGAAAGAG ATCGCTTCCCAAAACCAGGACCTGATGGAGCAGAACCTGACCCTGGAGGAGCAGATGAGCACGAATGAGGCCTCCTCGACTCTGCAGCCAGCTGGTGCTCACCTGACACAGAGGCTCCTCAAGGAGCTCGCTTCCTGCCTCAGCGACTTACGCTCCCTGTGCAGCATTTTGACGCAAAGGGCTCAGGGACAAGACCCCAACCTCTCCGTGCTGCTAGGACTCACGT CAACCATACCAATGGCGGAGAACGATGAGGACTGGATAAGTCCAGAGGTGCTACACAAAAAGCTGGTCGAAGCACAACAGCTCCGTCGTGATGTGGAGGAGTTACGTAACGTAATACGGGACCGCTACGCACAAGACATGGGTGATAACTGCATCACCCAATAG
- the cep85 gene encoding centrosomal protein of 85 kDa isoform X2 → MPSTAGALASKPQANVQEESRSSSTSRTSSGSTSKSSCLSKSASSPNLDAQTAMGSEHSGPKSDCLSRYRSLLNGLDHSLFPTDHTRMDEGQRFDTPAVEPTMNQSAFLGSLCPDVRLRLQTTGIRENSDCASEAYRGGVEHNYKVLPEARPGVSIPGVSIPNDPSNPRSSQPAGVYASPLSLQTQALLREHTGTKAYDPLRQDRCGEILGWQQQQQHKQQMDSIRMQVEQMQLSAGVGQYPSLYPTAMHPESGKWDALVKASEGLLKEKELIIERQKQHMTQLEQRLRESELQVHGAFLGRGAPFGDICLLRLQEAQRENAFLRAQFAERTDCAALEKAEAERRLGGVEAETRRLTDSLKETCERHTEEMKKQEERIKCRDKHISNLKKKCQKESELKRKNQERIETLERYLADLPTLEDYQTQNKELQEAEQQAARLQDKVKELEASLEATRSQLQEKDAQLEEQKRRERDLLTTITDMQQRVQQGLEDGARLPSLDIEKLRGENNTLREEQQKLKKVIEKQHRMMEQLGSQIQALEVQISQEENTSRALRADILAKEQNMSELHIAMKEIASQNQDLMEQNLTLEEQMSTNEASSTLQPAGAHLTQRLLKELASCLSDLRSLCSILTQRAQGQDPNLSVLLGLTSTIPMAENDEDWISPEVLHKKLVEAQQLRRDVEELRNVIRDRYAQDMGDNCITQ, encoded by the exons ATGCCATCCACGGCCGGAGCCCTGGCCTCTAAGCCCCAGGCAAACGTCCAGGAAGAGTCCAGATCTTCTTCCACCTCCAGAACATCCAGTGGCTCCACCTCCAAATCTTCCTGTCTCTCCAAATCAGCATCCTCGCCCAACCTGGATGCCCAGACCGCTATGGGAAGCGAGCACTCTGGGCCAAAGTCAGACTGCCTGAGCCGGTATCGAAGCCTTCTTAATGGGCTGGACCACTCGCTTTTCCCCACAGATCACACACGGATGGATGAGGGCCAGAGGTTTGACACGCCTGCCGTGGAACCGACCATGAACCAGTCGGCCTTCTTGGGGAGCTTATGTCCTGATGTCAGACTCCGATTACAGACTACAGGGATTAGAGAGAACTCTGACTGTGCCTCTGAGGCTTACAGAGGAGGCGTGGAGCACAACTATAAAGTTCTTCCAGAGGCCAGGCCTGGAGTTTCCATCCCCGGAGTTTCCATCCCCAACGACCCCTCTAATCCCAGGTCCAGCCAGCCTGCTGGCGTTTATGCAAGCCCTCTTAGCCTACAGACACAGGCTCTGTTGAGGGAACATACGGGAACCAAAGCGTACGATCCATTACGCCAGGACCGGTGTGGTGAAATATTGGGctggcagcagcagcaacaacataaGCAACAGATGGACAGCATACGCATGCAAGTAGAACAAATGCAG TTGAGTGCTGGTGTGGGCCAGTACCCGTCTTTGTACCCCACAGCCATGCACCCGGAGTCTGGCAAGTGGGACGCTCTGGTGAAAGCCAGTGAAGGTCTGCTAAAGGAGAAGGAGCTTATAATAGAGCG ACAAAAGCAGCATATGACTCAGTTGGAGCAGCGTCTGAGGGAAAGTGAGCTGCAGGTCCACGGAGCATTCCTGGGCAGAGGCGCTCCCTTCGGGGATATATGTTTGTTACGGCTACAG GAAGCTCAGAGGGAGAATGCGTTCCTGAGGGCACAATTTGCTGAGCGCACAGACTGTGCCGCCCTGGAGAAGGCAGAGGCCGAGCGGAGGCTGGGCGGAGTGGAGGCCGAGACACGCCGACTGACTGACAGCCTGAAGGAGACATGCGAGAGGCATACAGAGGAGATGAAGAAACAGGAAGAGAGG ATTAAGTGTCGAGACAAGCATATCAGCAACCTGAAGAAAAAGTGTCAAAAGGAGTCTGAGCTGAAACGAAAGAATCAGGAGCGCATTGAGACTCTGGAACGCTATCTGGCTGACCTGCCTACCTTAGAGGACTACCAGACCCAGAACAAAGAG CTTCAAGAGGCCGAGCAGCAGGCAGCTCGGCTTCAAGATAAGGTAAAAGAGCTGGAAGCCTCTTTAGAGGCGACACGCTCGCAACTTCAAGAAAAGGACGCACAGCTGGAAGAGCAGAAGCGAAGGGAGAGAGACCTGCTGACCACCATTACTGA TATGCAGCAGCGGGTGCAACAGGGCCTTGAAGATGGAGCCCGACTGCCCTCTCTGGACATTGAGAAGCTCAGAGGCGAGAACAATACTTTAAGAGAAGAGCAGCAAAAACTTAAGAAG GTTATTGAGAAGCAACATAGGATGATGGAGCAACTTGGTTCTCAGATCCAG GCCTTGGAGGTGCAGATATCTCAGGAAGAGAACACTTCCCGAGCTCTTAGAGCAGATATATTGGCCAAAGAGCAGAACATGTCTGAGCTCCACATAGCCATGAAAGAG ATCGCTTCCCAAAACCAGGACCTGATGGAGCAGAACCTGACCCTGGAGGAGCAGATGAGCACGAATGAGGCCTCCTCGACTCTGCAGCCAGCTGGTGCTCACCTGACACAGAGGCTCCTCAAGGAGCTCGCTTCCTGCCTCAGCGACTTACGCTCCCTGTGCAGCATTTTGACGCAAAGGGCTCAGGGACAAGACCCCAACCTCTCCGTGCTGCTAGGACTCACGT CAACCATACCAATGGCGGAGAACGATGAGGACTGGATAAGTCCAGAGGTGCTACACAAAAAGCTGGTCGAAGCACAACAGCTCCGTCGTGATGTGGAGGAGTTACGTAACGTAATACGGGACCGCTACGCACAAGACATGGGTGATAACTGCATCACCCAATAG
- the wdtc1 gene encoding WD and tetratricopeptide repeats protein 1 isoform X1 → MTNVNITRDILHRQIRDKRASGFQRFYHVTDPFIKRLGLEAELQGHTGCVNCLEWNEHGDLLASGSDDQHAIIWDPFRLKKLTTMHTGHAANIFSVKFLPHSGDRILITGAADTKVHVHDLTVKETIHIFSDHTNRVKRIATAPMWPNTFWSAAEDGIIRQYDLRESSKRSEVLIDLTKFCGQLVEAKCLAVNPRDNNYMAVGANGPFVRLYDIRMIHNCRKSLSQYKPSAVRTFLENQKPIPDKAVQYYAAGHLSVNLSDYNNRLRVLVATYVTFSPDGTELLVNMGGEQVYLFDLTCNQRPYTLLLPQTWQSSPGDLRNGKTSNGVSNGIHLPASHIGFTQSKMQLNSTDLPPHLEKLKQQANDAFARQHWTQAIQLYSLGIQHSSSNAMLYGNRAAAYMKRKWDGDHYDALKDCLKALTLNPEHLKAHFRLARCLFELKYVSEALECLDDFKEKFPEQAHSSACDALDKDIKAFSSKTESGEESNSSLRFHSFSWKDPILKDELVFREQSLDYKHRYCGHCNTTTDIKEANFFGSKGQYIVSGSDDGSFFIWEKETTNLVRIMQGDESIVNCLQPHPSYCFLASSGIDPVVRLWNPRPETESENGRVVEDMEGAAQANQRRMNADPLEVMLLNMGYRITGLRGVGPDGSDDDDSSDGQVQCRPS, encoded by the exons ATGACTAATGTCAACATCACCAGAGATATCCTGCACAGGCAGATCCGG GACAAGAGAGCATCAGGCTTTCAAAGGTTCTATCATGTGACTGACCCCTTCATCAAGAGACTTGGCCTGGAGGCTGAGCTTCAG GGCCACACAGGCTGCGTGAACTGTTTGGAATGGAATGAACATGGAGA TCTGCTGGCCTCAGGCTCGGATGATCAACATGCTATCATCTGGGATCCGTTCAGACTCAAGAAGCTTACGACTATGCACACAGGCCATGCAGCAAACATATTCTCTGTTAAG TTCCTCCCTCACTCCGGAGATAGAATTTTGATAACTGGGGCTGCGGACACTAAGGTCCACGTGCATGACCTGACGGTGAAGGAAACCATCCATATATTTTCTGATCATACCAACAGGGTTAAACGCATCGCCACAGCGCCAATGTGGCCCAACACCTTCTGGAGTGCCGCGGAGGATGGCATCATCAG ACAATATGACTTGCGGGAGAGCAGTAAACGCTCAGAGGTGCTGATTGACCTGACAAAGTTTTGTGGTCAGCTGGTGGAAGCCAAGTGTTTGGCTGTCAACCCACGGGACAACAACTACATGGCCGTTGGGGCCAACGGTCCCTTTGTACGTCTCTATGACATTCGGATGATTCACAACTGTAG GAAATCACTAAGCCAGTACAAGCCATCTGCTGTGCGCACATTCTTAGAAAATCAGAAGCCCATCCCAGACAAAGCTGTGCAGTATTACGCTGCAG GTCACCTGTCAGTGAACCTGAGCGACTACAATAACCGCCTGAGGGTCTTGGTGGCCACTTATGTCACTTTCAGTCCAGATGGAACTGAGTTACTTGTCAACATGGGTGGGGAACAG GTGTATCTGTTTGACCTGACATGTAATCAAAGGCCATACACTTTGCTGCTTCCACAAACGTGGCAATCATCACCAG GAGATTTGCGGAATGGGAAGACGAGCAATGGCGTCTCCAATGGAATTCATTTGCCAGCCAGCCATATTGGATTTACCCAAAGCAAGATGCAACTGAA CTCCACTGATCTTCCTCCACATTTGGAAAAGCTCAAACAACAAGCAAATGATGCATTTGCACGGCAGCATTGGACACAGGCCATCCAACTCTACAGTTTAGGAATTCAGCATTCCAGCTCCAACGCCATGCTTTATGGAAACCGGGCTGCAGCCTACATGAAGCGGAAGTG GGATGGAGACCACTATGACGCACTCAAGGACTGTCTAAAGGCACTGACTCTAAACCCTGAACATCTGAAGGCTCATTTTAGGCTTGCACGGTGTCTCTTTGAGCTCAAGTATGTGTCTGAAGCACTGGAGTGCCTCGATGATTTCAAAGAAAAGTTTCCGGAGCAGGCGCACAGCAGTGCGTGCGACGCATTGGATAAAGATATCAAGGCCTTCTCCTCAAAGACAGAATCAG GAGAAGAGTCCAACAGCTCTCTCCGATTCCATTCGTTTAGCTGGAAGGACCCCATCCTTAAGGATGAGTTGGTTTTTAGAGAGCAAAGCTTAGACTACAAGCACAGATACTGTGGTCACTGCAACACCACCACAGATATTAAAGAAGCCAACTTCTTTGGAAG CAAAGGCCAGTACATCGTCAGCGGGTCAGACGATGGCTCGTTTTTTATATGGGAAAAGGAGACGACAAATCTAGTGCGTATCATGCAGGGAGACGAGTCCATAGTCAACTGCTTGCAGCCTCACCCCAGCTACTGCTTCCTGGCCTCGAGTGGTATTGACCCCGTGGTTCGATTATGGAACCCCAGACCAGAG
- the wdtc1 gene encoding WD and tetratricopeptide repeats protein 1 isoform X2 → MLLMAFVFTSAPSEEPRRERLLNAVGSCISTALVFIGHTGCVNCLEWNEHGDLLASGSDDQHAIIWDPFRLKKLTTMHTGHAANIFSVKFLPHSGDRILITGAADTKVHVHDLTVKETIHIFSDHTNRVKRIATAPMWPNTFWSAAEDGIIRQYDLRESSKRSEVLIDLTKFCGQLVEAKCLAVNPRDNNYMAVGANGPFVRLYDIRMIHNCRKSLSQYKPSAVRTFLENQKPIPDKAVQYYAAGHLSVNLSDYNNRLRVLVATYVTFSPDGTELLVNMGGEQVYLFDLTCNQRPYTLLLPQTWQSSPGDLRNGKTSNGVSNGIHLPASHIGFTQSKMQLNSTDLPPHLEKLKQQANDAFARQHWTQAIQLYSLGIQHSSSNAMLYGNRAAAYMKRKWDGDHYDALKDCLKALTLNPEHLKAHFRLARCLFELKYVSEALECLDDFKEKFPEQAHSSACDALDKDIKAFSSKTESGEESNSSLRFHSFSWKDPILKDELVFREQSLDYKHRYCGHCNTTTDIKEANFFGSKGQYIVSGSDDGSFFIWEKETTNLVRIMQGDESIVNCLQPHPSYCFLASSGIDPVVRLWNPRPETESENGRVVEDMEGAAQANQRRMNADPLEVMLLNMGYRITGLRGVGPDGSDDDDSSDGQVQCRPS, encoded by the exons atgctgctaatggcatttgtttttacttctgCTCCCTCTGAAGAGCCCAGGAGAGAGAGGCTGCTAAATGCTGTTGGAAGTTGCATTTCTACCGCGCTCGTTTTTATT GGCCACACAGGCTGCGTGAACTGTTTGGAATGGAATGAACATGGAGA TCTGCTGGCCTCAGGCTCGGATGATCAACATGCTATCATCTGGGATCCGTTCAGACTCAAGAAGCTTACGACTATGCACACAGGCCATGCAGCAAACATATTCTCTGTTAAG TTCCTCCCTCACTCCGGAGATAGAATTTTGATAACTGGGGCTGCGGACACTAAGGTCCACGTGCATGACCTGACGGTGAAGGAAACCATCCATATATTTTCTGATCATACCAACAGGGTTAAACGCATCGCCACAGCGCCAATGTGGCCCAACACCTTCTGGAGTGCCGCGGAGGATGGCATCATCAG ACAATATGACTTGCGGGAGAGCAGTAAACGCTCAGAGGTGCTGATTGACCTGACAAAGTTTTGTGGTCAGCTGGTGGAAGCCAAGTGTTTGGCTGTCAACCCACGGGACAACAACTACATGGCCGTTGGGGCCAACGGTCCCTTTGTACGTCTCTATGACATTCGGATGATTCACAACTGTAG GAAATCACTAAGCCAGTACAAGCCATCTGCTGTGCGCACATTCTTAGAAAATCAGAAGCCCATCCCAGACAAAGCTGTGCAGTATTACGCTGCAG GTCACCTGTCAGTGAACCTGAGCGACTACAATAACCGCCTGAGGGTCTTGGTGGCCACTTATGTCACTTTCAGTCCAGATGGAACTGAGTTACTTGTCAACATGGGTGGGGAACAG GTGTATCTGTTTGACCTGACATGTAATCAAAGGCCATACACTTTGCTGCTTCCACAAACGTGGCAATCATCACCAG GAGATTTGCGGAATGGGAAGACGAGCAATGGCGTCTCCAATGGAATTCATTTGCCAGCCAGCCATATTGGATTTACCCAAAGCAAGATGCAACTGAA CTCCACTGATCTTCCTCCACATTTGGAAAAGCTCAAACAACAAGCAAATGATGCATTTGCACGGCAGCATTGGACACAGGCCATCCAACTCTACAGTTTAGGAATTCAGCATTCCAGCTCCAACGCCATGCTTTATGGAAACCGGGCTGCAGCCTACATGAAGCGGAAGTG GGATGGAGACCACTATGACGCACTCAAGGACTGTCTAAAGGCACTGACTCTAAACCCTGAACATCTGAAGGCTCATTTTAGGCTTGCACGGTGTCTCTTTGAGCTCAAGTATGTGTCTGAAGCACTGGAGTGCCTCGATGATTTCAAAGAAAAGTTTCCGGAGCAGGCGCACAGCAGTGCGTGCGACGCATTGGATAAAGATATCAAGGCCTTCTCCTCAAAGACAGAATCAG GAGAAGAGTCCAACAGCTCTCTCCGATTCCATTCGTTTAGCTGGAAGGACCCCATCCTTAAGGATGAGTTGGTTTTTAGAGAGCAAAGCTTAGACTACAAGCACAGATACTGTGGTCACTGCAACACCACCACAGATATTAAAGAAGCCAACTTCTTTGGAAG CAAAGGCCAGTACATCGTCAGCGGGTCAGACGATGGCTCGTTTTTTATATGGGAAAAGGAGACGACAAATCTAGTGCGTATCATGCAGGGAGACGAGTCCATAGTCAACTGCTTGCAGCCTCACCCCAGCTACTGCTTCCTGGCCTCGAGTGGTATTGACCCCGTGGTTCGATTATGGAACCCCAGACCAGAG